The Pan troglodytes isolate AG18354 chromosome 1, NHGRI_mPanTro3-v2.0_pri, whole genome shotgun sequence genome includes a region encoding these proteins:
- the PLA2G2F gene encoding group IIF secretory phospholipase A2 has translation MAEGAQANPKGFKKKVLDRCFSGWRGQRFGASCPSRTSRSSLGMKKFFAVAILAGSVLSTAHGSLLNLKAMVEAVTGRSAILSFVGYGCYCGLGGRGQPKDEVDWCCHAHDCCYQELFDQGCYPYVDHYDHTIENNTEIVCSDLNKTECDKQTCMCDKNVVLCLMNQTYREEYRGFLNVYCQGPTPNCSIYEPPPEEATRSHQSPAPPAPP, from the exons atggcagaaggggcgcAGGCCAACCCCAAAGGGTTCAAAAAGAAGGTGCTGGATAGATGCTTCTCTGGGTGGAGGGGCCAACGCTTCGGGGCCTCCTGTCCTTCAAGAACCTCCAG GTCTAGCCTGGGTATGAAGAAGTTCTTCGCCGTGGCCATCCTTGCTGGCAGTG TTCTGTccacagctcacggcagcctgcTCAACCTGAAGGCCATGGTGGAGGCCGTCACAGGGAGGAGCGCCATCCTGTCCTTCGTGGGCTACGGTTGCTACTGTGGGCTGGGGGGCCGTGGCCAGCCCAAGGATGAGGTGGACTG GTGCTGCCATGCCCACGACTGCTGCTACCAGGAACTCTTTGACCAAGGCTGTTACCCCTATGTGGACCACTATGATCACACCATCGAGAACAACACTGAGATAGTCTGCA GTGACCTCAACAAGACAGAGTGTGACAAGCAGACATGCATGTGTGACAAGAATGTGGTTCTGTGCCTCATGAACCAGACGTACCGAGAGGAGTACCGTGGCTTCCTCAATGTCTACTGCCAGGGCCCCACGCCCAACTGCAGCATCTATGAACCGCCCCCTGAGGAGGCCACCCGCAGTCACCAATCCCCAGCGCCCCCCGCCCCTCCCTAG